The Niastella koreensis GR20-10 genome includes a window with the following:
- a CDS encoding glycosyl hydrolase yields MLRKTILACCITALALPASAQTKWPAVTQQTHPWTRWWWMGSAVDEKNISASLQQYNKVGFGGVEVVPIYGAKGYESRYIKYLSPQWMKMLDHTVQQSNALNMGVYISVGTGWPIGGSNVTIQDAASKLIVQQYDLKANTPLAEKITVTDPKQKGFAALSALMGYKKNGTTIDLTNKVDASGTLQYNTADDLKLYAVFTGKTRQAVKRAAPGGEGYTIDHFSKAATVDYFKIFDTAFGNSSHGVKAFFNDSYEVYNADWTPDFFTEFQKRRGYDLRPYINLFVSDAGNDTVARLKSDYRETLADLMRENFSTVFTQWTNKRNTLSVNQAHGSPGNLLDLYSAFDIPETETFGSSYFPIKGLKRDSGDIRNVDPDPNMLKFASSAAHAYGKPLTSCETFTWLTEHFKTAWSQCKPEVDQVFLSGINHVFYHGTTYSPADVKWPGWLFYASVNFVPDNSLWPHVKGLNEYITRCQSVLQAGEPDNEMLIYWPVYDVWHNAKGMDMPLKVHDVDKWLHPTNFYKNVVGLQNAGYSLDFASDKMLEHAIVQNGLVSIVAKGAKHKVLLVPACDKMPVATLKNIIRLAKAGAMVILEQFPKDVPGFNDPEKGKQELNALMAEIRNGKIITGDVTNSLNALKIPPEPMAAKQLKFIRRKTADGTYYFIVNNTANDIDEKITLQTTAATILRMDPLNGNMNLLPEEKNANTTTVRLQLKSGQSIILKCSNKTEPAPVYKYAVPAGEAISLQNNKWTLSFAAGGPQLPATKQITGLQPWTSFTEDSTTQSFSGTGVYTTTFTIKNKAADYLLQLDKLYESARVIINGRDAGLIWSLPYELNVGGLLKEGSNTISIEVCNLMANRIRDMDRKGEVWRNYHEINFVNINYKDFDAGKWKVQPSGLDGAVQLMPLK; encoded by the coding sequence ATGTTACGAAAAACGATCCTTGCCTGTTGCATAACAGCACTTGCATTACCAGCTTCCGCACAAACAAAATGGCCCGCTGTAACCCAGCAAACCCATCCCTGGACCCGGTGGTGGTGGATGGGCAGCGCTGTGGACGAAAAGAACATCAGCGCTTCCTTACAGCAATATAATAAGGTTGGTTTCGGTGGGGTAGAGGTGGTTCCCATTTACGGCGCCAAAGGCTATGAAAGCCGTTACATAAAGTATCTATCGCCGCAGTGGATGAAAATGCTCGATCACACGGTTCAACAATCGAACGCATTGAACATGGGTGTATACATCTCGGTAGGTACCGGTTGGCCCATTGGCGGTTCCAATGTAACCATCCAGGATGCCGCCTCCAAACTGATCGTTCAGCAATACGACCTCAAGGCAAACACGCCACTTGCAGAAAAGATCACGGTTACCGATCCCAAACAAAAAGGGTTTGCAGCACTTAGCGCCCTGATGGGTTATAAGAAGAACGGTACAACCATTGATCTGACCAATAAAGTAGATGCCAGTGGCACTTTACAATACAACACGGCCGATGATTTGAAATTATATGCCGTCTTTACCGGTAAAACCCGCCAGGCCGTAAAAAGAGCGGCGCCGGGTGGGGAAGGGTATACCATCGATCATTTTTCTAAAGCAGCCACCGTCGATTATTTTAAGATCTTCGACACGGCCTTCGGCAATTCATCCCACGGAGTAAAAGCATTTTTCAACGACAGCTATGAAGTGTACAATGCCGACTGGACGCCCGACTTCTTTACCGAGTTTCAAAAACGGCGTGGCTACGACCTGCGGCCATACATCAACCTGTTTGTTTCCGATGCCGGCAATGATACGGTGGCCCGGTTAAAATCGGATTACCGGGAAACCTTAGCCGACCTGATGCGGGAGAATTTCAGCACCGTATTTACACAATGGACTAATAAACGAAACACCCTGTCGGTAAACCAGGCCCACGGCTCGCCCGGCAACCTGCTCGACTTATATAGTGCATTCGATATTCCCGAAACCGAAACTTTTGGCAGCAGTTATTTCCCTATAAAAGGATTGAAACGGGACAGCGGCGATATTCGCAACGTAGATCCCGATCCCAATATGCTGAAGTTTGCCTCTTCAGCAGCGCATGCTTATGGTAAACCACTCACCAGCTGCGAAACCTTTACCTGGCTCACCGAGCATTTTAAAACGGCCTGGAGCCAGTGTAAACCCGAAGTAGATCAGGTGTTCCTGTCGGGCATCAATCATGTGTTTTATCATGGCACTACCTATTCGCCAGCTGATGTTAAATGGCCCGGCTGGTTGTTTTATGCCTCCGTGAACTTTGTACCCGATAACAGTTTGTGGCCGCATGTAAAGGGACTGAATGAATACATCACGCGTTGCCAGTCGGTATTACAGGCCGGCGAACCGGATAATGAAATGCTGATTTACTGGCCGGTATACGATGTATGGCACAATGCCAAAGGCATGGACATGCCGCTGAAAGTACATGATGTAGACAAATGGTTACACCCAACCAATTTTTATAAAAATGTAGTGGGTTTACAAAACGCCGGTTATTCCCTTGATTTTGCCTCAGACAAAATGCTGGAACATGCAATCGTACAAAACGGACTGGTAAGCATAGTAGCAAAAGGTGCCAAACATAAAGTATTGCTGGTGCCCGCCTGTGATAAAATGCCGGTAGCTACTTTAAAAAACATCATCAGGTTGGCCAAAGCAGGCGCCATGGTGATCCTTGAACAATTCCCCAAAGATGTACCCGGATTTAACGATCCCGAAAAAGGCAAACAGGAATTGAATGCACTGATGGCGGAAATAAGAAATGGAAAAATAATCACCGGCGATGTTACCAACTCATTAAACGCCCTGAAGATCCCGCCAGAGCCCATGGCCGCAAAACAGTTGAAATTCATTCGCCGAAAAACTGCAGATGGAACGTATTATTTCATCGTAAACAACACTGCCAATGATATCGATGAAAAGATAACATTGCAAACAACGGCTGCTACTATTTTGCGTATGGATCCATTGAACGGAAACATGAACCTGTTGCCCGAAGAAAAGAACGCGAATACAACAACAGTAAGACTGCAATTGAAATCAGGCCAGTCCATCATTTTGAAATGCAGCAACAAAACAGAACCGGCGCCAGTTTATAAATATGCTGTACCGGCCGGTGAAGCCATCAGCTTACAAAACAACAAATGGACCCTCAGCTTTGCAGCAGGCGGCCCGCAATTACCAGCCACCAAACAAATAACCGGCCTACAACCCTGGACCAGCTTTACCGAAGATTCAACCACCCAATCATTCTCAGGTACCGGCGTGTATACCACTACCTTCACTATTAAAAACAAAGCGGCTGATTACCTGTTGCAGTTGGATAAATTGTATGAATCTGCCCGGGTGATCATCAATGGCAGGGATGCGGGGTTGATCTGGAGCCTGCCGTATGAATTGAATGTAGGCGGCCTGTTGAAAGAAGGCAGCAACACTATTAGCATAGAAGTTTGCAACCTGATGGCCAACCGCATCCGTGATATGGACCGCAAAGGCGAAGTATGGCGCAATTACCACGAGATAAATTTTGTAAACATCAATTACAAAGACTTCGATGCCGGCAAATGGAAAGTGCAGCCTTCCGGTTTGGATGGCGCCGTGCAATTGATGCCGCTGAAATAA
- a CDS encoding glycoside hydrolase family 13 protein — translation MISCRKLLFLLIGCLSFIEMQAQDSLKVYPTHWWAGMKKKDTVQLLLHGNNVRKEEIYMIPYAGVKLIRTDTVKNPNYLLLTLEISALAKPGIIKFEKATVLTNYPAGVSLFDFQLKARNTQNGKTRIKGINSSDLIYLIMPDRFSNGDPTNDRIAGLKDQSLDRSDYFKRHGGDFKGIQNHLDYLQQLGVTALWLNPVLINDMPNRTEHGYAFTDHYTIEPRLGGASAYHELIDSLHKRGMKIIQDAVYNHIGIGHFLYQDLPDSSWFHWWPVYTNTTYKDQVLLDPYASAIDKKRMSDGWFTTEMPDWNQNNPMVARFLIQHAIWCTEEFGIDGWRIDTYAYNDLGFMNRCNKALLDEYPQLHLFGETFVHGIPDQSFFTRNNYNIPYKSNLPGVTDFQLNTYGIVPALTQNFGWTDGVNRLYLTATNDFVYADPMKNVIFLDNHDISRFFSVVGEDVAKQKMGIAWLLTFRGIPQLYYGTEILMKNFSDPDGKVRLDFPGGWPGDTANKFEPGGRTPAENDVYNYVRTLANYRKIAPALTTGKLMQYVPEDSVFVYFRYTAQQTVLCIMNPTSEDKEIDMHRFEERTKSFTKARNIIDGNLADIKNKLKVPGKTLWVGELQPGNPDSTGRTAP, via the coding sequence ATGATCTCTTGTAGAAAATTACTGTTCCTGCTTATTGGATGTTTATCGTTTATTGAAATGCAGGCCCAGGACAGCCTGAAAGTATATCCCACGCATTGGTGGGCAGGCATGAAGAAAAAAGATACAGTGCAATTGTTATTGCATGGCAATAATGTTCGAAAAGAAGAGATCTACATGATACCTTATGCGGGCGTAAAACTCATCCGCACCGATACGGTAAAAAATCCCAATTACCTGTTGCTCACGTTAGAGATCAGTGCACTCGCCAAGCCTGGCATAATCAAATTTGAAAAAGCCACTGTTCTCACCAATTACCCCGCAGGAGTATCTTTATTTGATTTTCAGTTGAAGGCCAGAAACACCCAGAATGGCAAAACCCGTATTAAAGGCATAAACAGCTCCGATCTTATTTACCTCATCATGCCCGATCGCTTCAGTAATGGCGATCCCACCAACGATCGCATTGCCGGACTAAAAGACCAAAGCCTCGATCGCAGCGATTATTTTAAACGCCATGGCGGCGATTTCAAAGGCATCCAGAATCATTTAGATTACCTGCAGCAATTAGGCGTAACTGCTTTATGGCTGAACCCCGTACTGATAAATGATATGCCCAACCGCACCGAGCATGGCTATGCATTTACAGATCACTATACCATAGAACCGCGGCTGGGCGGCGCCAGCGCCTACCATGAATTGATTGACAGCCTGCATAAACGCGGCATGAAGATCATCCAGGATGCAGTATACAACCACATAGGCATCGGGCATTTTTTGTACCAGGATCTGCCCGATAGCAGCTGGTTTCACTGGTGGCCGGTTTATACCAACACTACCTATAAAGACCAGGTGTTGTTAGACCCATACGCATCGGCCATTGATAAAAAAAGAATGAGCGATGGATGGTTCACTACAGAAATGCCCGACTGGAATCAAAACAACCCGATGGTAGCCAGGTTTCTTATTCAGCATGCCATCTGGTGTACCGAAGAATTTGGCATCGATGGCTGGCGTATAGATACCTATGCCTATAACGACCTCGGTTTTATGAACCGCTGCAACAAGGCCCTGCTCGATGAATACCCGCAACTGCATCTGTTTGGCGAAACTTTTGTACATGGTATTCCCGACCAGAGTTTTTTTACCCGCAACAACTACAACATCCCGTATAAAAGCAACCTGCCAGGGGTAACAGATTTTCAATTGAACACCTATGGCATTGTACCGGCATTAACGCAAAACTTTGGCTGGACGGATGGCGTGAACCGCCTGTACCTTACCGCCACCAATGATTTTGTATATGCCGATCCCATGAAGAACGTGATCTTTCTCGACAACCATGATATCAGCCGGTTCTTCAGCGTGGTAGGCGAAGATGTAGCCAAACAAAAAATGGGTATTGCCTGGTTGCTTACCTTCCGCGGCATTCCGCAGTTGTATTATGGAACTGAAATATTGATGAAGAATTTTTCCGATCCCGACGGAAAGGTACGCCTTGATTTCCCCGGTGGGTGGCCAGGCGATACTGCCAATAAGTTTGAACCGGGTGGCCGAACACCCGCTGAAAACGATGTATACAATTATGTAAGAACGCTGGCCAATTATCGCAAAATAGCTCCCGCATTAACAACCGGGAAATTGATGCAGTACGTGCCGGAAGACAGTGTTTTCGTGTATTTCCGCTATACGGCCCAGCAAACTGTTCTATGCATCATGAACCCCACCAGTGAGGATAAGGAAATAGACATGCACCGGTTTGAAGAAAGAACAAAATCGTTTACCAAAGCCAGGAATATAATCGATGGTAATCTTGCAGACATTAAGAACAAATTAAAAGTGCCGGGTAAAACGCTGTGGGTAGGTGAATTGCAACCGGGAAACCCTGATAGTACAGGAAGGACGGCCCCTTAA
- a CDS encoding MFS transporter: protein MEPSPIVLNTEQAIQAKPHFNFWQIWNMCFGFFGIQFGWSLQMNNMSAIYEYLGASADQIPGLWLAAPMTGLLVQPIIGYLSDRTWHPTWGRRRPFFLVGAILSSLALFIMPNASAIWMAAGTLWILDSCINVSMEPFRAFVADNLNEQQRPFGYSMQSMFIGAAAFIAGFLPGILVNWFHISREKTAGGIPQNIMWSFYIGGIMFLAAVLYTVFRSKEYPPTDPNWRQQLDAEHGSGIGGAIKEITSSIFKMPAQMKKLALVQFLTWPGLFLMWFYYTTGVARDIFKGDPNTSNDIYTQGIEHANATSSVLNLVTFLFSLTLSFWVAKLGKKMTHTFCLLIGGIGLFTVKYISDPAMLYVSMSMVGIAWASILSMPYSMLAGHLPETKIGIYMGIFNFFIVLPEIIASLFFGKIMNAFLHNDRLLAVQTGGVLLIVAGIVCALIVKEKIHDDLL, encoded by the coding sequence ATGGAACCATCCCCCATAGTTTTGAATACCGAACAGGCCATTCAGGCAAAACCCCATTTCAACTTCTGGCAGATATGGAATATGTGTTTCGGTTTCTTTGGAATACAGTTTGGCTGGTCGTTACAAATGAACAACATGAGCGCCATTTACGAATACCTGGGCGCATCGGCCGATCAAATACCCGGACTGTGGCTGGCAGCGCCCATGACCGGCCTGCTGGTTCAACCCATTATCGGTTACCTCAGTGACAGAACGTGGCACCCAACCTGGGGCCGCAGAAGACCTTTCTTTTTGGTGGGCGCCATCTTAAGCTCGCTCGCTTTATTCATAATGCCCAATGCATCCGCCATCTGGATGGCCGCAGGCACCCTTTGGATCCTTGATTCATGTATCAATGTTAGTATGGAGCCATTCCGGGCATTTGTAGCCGATAACCTCAATGAGCAACAGCGGCCCTTCGGGTACAGCATGCAAAGCATGTTCATTGGCGCAGCCGCGTTTATCGCCGGCTTCTTACCCGGCATACTGGTGAACTGGTTTCATATTTCGCGCGAAAAAACAGCCGGGGGCATTCCGCAAAACATTATGTGGTCGTTTTATATTGGCGGCATCATGTTTTTGGCAGCGGTGTTGTATACCGTGTTCCGCAGTAAAGAATATCCGCCTACCGATCCCAACTGGCGGCAGCAGCTGGATGCAGAACATGGCAGCGGCATTGGGGGCGCCATCAAAGAGATCACTTCCTCTATTTTTAAGATGCCGGCGCAAATGAAAAAGCTGGCGCTGGTACAATTCCTCACCTGGCCCGGCTTGTTCCTGATGTGGTTTTATTACACCACCGGCGTGGCGCGCGATATTTTCAAAGGCGATCCCAATACCTCCAACGATATTTATACACAGGGGATAGAACACGCCAACGCCACCTCATCTGTTTTAAACCTTGTTACCTTTTTATTTTCCCTCACCCTTTCTTTTTGGGTAGCCAAGCTGGGTAAAAAGATGACGCATACTTTTTGTTTACTCATTGGCGGCATTGGCTTGTTTACGGTGAAGTATATCAGTGACCCTGCTATGTTATACGTTTCAATGAGCATGGTGGGCATCGCCTGGGCATCTATTTTATCCATGCCGTATTCCATGCTGGCCGGACATTTACCTGAAACCAAGATCGGCATCTATATGGGCATCTTTAATTTCTTTATTGTATTGCCCGAGATCATTGCATCGCTTTTCTTTGGAAAGATCATGAATGCCTTTCTGCACAACGACCGGCTGTTGGCCGTGCAAACCGGCGGCGTTTTACTGATTGTAGCAGGTATTGTTTGCGCGTTAATTGTAAAAGAAAAAATACACGATGATCTCTTGTAG
- a CDS encoding glucose-1-phosphate adenylyltransferase has protein sequence MSKQVIAVILGGGAGTRLYPLTASRSKPAVPIAGKYRLVDIPISNCINSGINRMFVLTQFNSASLNKHIKNTYHFSIFSSAFVDILAAEQTPDNPSWYQGTADAVRKSLRHLSQHDFEYVLILSGDQLYQMDFQDMINKHRESGAAISVATIPVNAKEASDFGILKADHDGHITSFIEKPKQELLPDWKSETSPEMQKQGRVYLASMGIYIFNRKLIFDQLTEEHKNATDFGKEILPKSIGVHKIMSYEYDGYWTDIGHIYSFFEANLALTQDIPPFNLFDNRNAVYTRARMLPPAKISGTTLEKTIIAEGSIINASRIENSVIGIRSRIGHGTTVVSSYVMGSDYFETIEEMQHSLERGLPKLGIGERCYIRNAIIDKNCRIGNDVRINGSNHLENTDHSLYTIKDGIVVVKKGSILPDGFVI, from the coding sequence ATGAGCAAACAAGTGATTGCTGTCATCCTGGGCGGAGGAGCCGGTACACGACTTTATCCCCTTACTGCCAGCCGTTCGAAACCTGCAGTGCCTATCGCCGGAAAATATCGTTTGGTGGATATCCCTATCTCCAACTGTATCAACTCCGGTATCAACCGCATGTTTGTTTTAACGCAGTTCAACTCGGCATCGCTGAACAAACACATTAAGAACACGTATCACTTCAGTATTTTCAGCAGTGCATTTGTTGACATTCTGGCCGCGGAGCAAACCCCCGACAATCCATCGTGGTACCAGGGTACGGCCGACGCCGTACGCAAATCATTACGCCACCTGAGCCAGCACGATTTTGAATACGTGCTCATTCTTTCCGGCGACCAGTTGTACCAGATGGACTTCCAGGACATGATTAACAAACACCGCGAATCGGGCGCCGCTATTTCGGTAGCCACCATTCCGGTAAATGCCAAGGAAGCATCCGATTTCGGAATTCTGAAAGCCGACCACGACGGCCACATTACTTCTTTCATTGAAAAACCCAAACAGGAGCTGTTGCCCGACTGGAAAAGTGAAACCAGTCCCGAAATGCAAAAACAGGGCAGGGTATACCTGGCATCCATGGGTATTTATATCTTCAACCGTAAACTGATCTTCGATCAACTTACAGAAGAACATAAGAACGCTACTGATTTTGGTAAGGAAATTCTTCCCAAATCAATTGGTGTGCACAAAATCATGAGCTACGAGTACGATGGGTACTGGACCGACATCGGCCATATCTATTCCTTCTTCGAGGCCAACCTGGCGCTTACGCAGGACATTCCACCATTCAATTTATTCGACAACCGGAACGCCGTATATACCCGGGCGCGCATGTTGCCCCCGGCCAAGATCAGCGGCACCACGCTCGAAAAAACCATTATTGCCGAAGGCAGCATTATCAATGCCAGCCGCATCGAGAACAGCGTAATTGGTATTCGCAGCCGCATTGGGCATGGCACTACCGTAGTAAGCAGCTATGTAATGGGCTCCGATTATTTCGAGACCATCGAGGAAATGCAGCACTCGCTGGAAAGAGGATTGCCAAAGCTGGGTATTGGCGAACGTTGTTACATCCGCAATGCCATTATCGACAAAAACTGCCGCATTGGTAACGATGTGCGCATCAATGGCAGCAATCACCTCGAAAATACCGATCACTCGTTATACACCATCAAAGACGGGATCGTCGTAGTGAAGAAGGGATCTATCCTTCCAGATGGATTTGTAATATAG
- a CDS encoding glycogen synthase, with protein sequence MDILHVSAECYPVAKAGGLGDVVGALPKYMNDLGHSARVVMPMYRTKFLYANEWEVVHKASTNMGNWWFEFTIIKEKTNKLGFELYLVDVNGLLDREKVYGYNDDSERFTAFQICVLDWVNTWAKKPDILHVHDHHTGLIPFMAKNCLKYRKLASIKTVLTIHNAQYQGWMPWSKSILIPQWDMWKWGMLDWGGAINPLASAIKCADKVTTVSPSYMQELKWMSAGMEALFEYEKGKCVGILNGIDAKVWDPETDEYLQHHFSEHDFEAGKAKNKMLLCDQFGLDYDKPLIGFIGRLVGEKGADLLPQVISDSFHFIGRRMNFLVLGSGFPDVEARLAALKPLSQSDYNVFIGYNEGLSHTMYAGLDFLLMPSRVEPCGLNQMYSMRYGTVPMVRRTGGLKDTVVDMGDVNGYGICYNHASVPDITQAVWRAAEVYHNAEKMKGIRQRMMNLDFSWESSVKQYIHLYSSLVTQ encoded by the coding sequence ATGGATATTTTACATGTAAGCGCGGAATGTTACCCTGTAGCTAAGGCTGGTGGTTTGGGAGATGTGGTAGGGGCCTTGCCAAAATACATGAATGACCTGGGGCATTCGGCCCGGGTGGTGATGCCCATGTACCGTACCAAATTTTTATACGCCAACGAATGGGAAGTGGTGCACAAAGCCAGCACCAATATGGGCAACTGGTGGTTTGAGTTTACCATCATTAAAGAAAAGACCAACAAACTGGGGTTTGAACTGTACCTGGTTGATGTGAATGGCTTGCTCGACCGCGAAAAAGTGTACGGTTACAACGACGACAGCGAACGTTTTACCGCTTTTCAGATCTGTGTGCTCGACTGGGTGAATACCTGGGCTAAAAAGCCCGACATCCTGCATGTGCACGACCATCATACCGGGTTGATCCCTTTCATGGCAAAAAATTGCCTGAAGTACCGGAAACTCGCTTCCATAAAAACAGTATTGACCATTCACAATGCCCAGTACCAGGGTTGGATGCCCTGGAGCAAAAGCATTTTGATTCCCCAATGGGATATGTGGAAATGGGGGATGCTCGACTGGGGTGGCGCAATTAACCCACTGGCCAGCGCCATAAAATGTGCAGATAAGGTAACCACCGTAAGCCCCAGCTATATGCAGGAACTGAAGTGGATGAGCGCCGGAATGGAAGCGTTGTTTGAATATGAAAAAGGCAAATGTGTTGGCATTCTCAACGGCATCGACGCCAAAGTATGGGACCCCGAAACAGATGAATATTTACAGCATCATTTTTCAGAGCACGACTTTGAAGCCGGCAAGGCAAAAAATAAAATGCTGTTGTGCGATCAGTTTGGTCTCGACTATGACAAACCCCTCATAGGTTTTATAGGCCGCCTCGTTGGCGAAAAAGGCGCCGACCTGTTACCCCAGGTTATCAGCGATTCGTTTCATTTTATCGGCCGCCGGATGAACTTCCTCGTATTGGGAAGCGGTTTCCCCGACGTGGAAGCCCGGTTAGCAGCACTAAAACCATTATCACAATCTGATTATAACGTATTCATCGGTTATAACGAAGGGTTAAGTCATACCATGTATGCCGGGCTCGATTTTTTGTTGATGCCTTCACGCGTAGAACCCTGCGGTTTGAACCAGATGTACTCCATGCGATATGGCACCGTACCCATGGTACGGCGCACCGGCGGGTTAAAAGATACCGTTGTAGACATGGGTGACGTGAATGGATACGGTATTTGTTACAACCATGCCAGTGTACCCGATATTACCCAGGCGGTATGGCGTGCTGCCGAAGTGTACCACAATGCAGAAAAGATGAAAGGCATAAGACAGAGAATGATGAACCTTGATTTCAGCTGGGAAAGTAGTGTTAAACAGTATATACATCTTTATTCGTCGTTGGTGACGCAATAA
- a CDS encoding MFS transporter → MSQQTKWSQFAVLVSVFFFWGFVAASNDILIPVFKKKLGLAPWESQMISFAFYVAYTVGSLIYYFISKRAGGDILNKIGYKNGIALGLVISALGTLLFYPAAELQSFIIMISGLFIVGLGFSLQQTAANPLAIVMGDPKTGSQRLSMAGGVNNFGTTLGPVIVSLAIFGSVSSEAAKTADIGAVKIPYLILGAAFLLVAIIFKFSPIPNQINHDHAEELAGDKTSEVAAKPHSPQANGKSAIKYPQLWLGMIGIFVYVGVEVATASNLPLFLTKHMTGANGKPFTEDNVAPWVSLYWASLMMGRWTNSVGAFGIPKTVKEILRFVMPYLAFGVFLAINSIAKHDVTPFYVYGFVIIALIIGDLLSKGNPARQLLIFSGCGMAALIIGMTATSIGFKPEVSVFAFISVGMFCSTLWPCIFTLAIAGLGRHTNEGASFLIMMIMGGGFISVFQGWLAGDALLGIQASFIVGVLCFAYLAFYAVRAKAILKTQGIDYDKLESGGGH, encoded by the coding sequence ATGAGTCAACAAACCAAATGGTCGCAATTTGCTGTGCTTGTTTCTGTTTTCTTTTTCTGGGGCTTTGTGGCCGCCAGTAACGATATCCTGATTCCGGTATTCAAGAAAAAACTGGGCCTGGCTCCCTGGGAATCTCAAATGATTTCTTTTGCCTTTTATGTGGCTTACACAGTTGGTTCTCTTATTTATTACTTCATCAGTAAAAGGGCCGGTGGTGATATCTTAAATAAAATTGGTTATAAGAACGGTATTGCCTTAGGCCTTGTCATTTCGGCCCTGGGTACTTTGCTGTTTTATCCCGCTGCTGAACTGCAGTCGTTCATCATCATGATCTCAGGCTTATTTATTGTGGGGCTTGGTTTTTCCCTTCAGCAAACGGCCGCCAACCCGCTGGCCATTGTAATGGGAGATCCCAAAACCGGTTCGCAACGTTTAAGCATGGCAGGCGGTGTAAATAACTTTGGCACTACGCTGGGGCCGGTGATTGTGAGCCTGGCAATTTTTGGTTCTGTAAGTTCTGAAGCTGCTAAAACTGCCGATATAGGCGCCGTAAAAATACCCTACCTGATATTGGGTGCTGCGTTTTTATTGGTGGCCATCATATTTAAATTCTCCCCTATCCCCAACCAGATAAATCATGATCATGCTGAAGAACTGGCGGGCGATAAAACTTCTGAAGTAGCCGCCAAACCTCATTCACCACAGGCGAATGGGAAAAGTGCCATTAAGTACCCCCAGTTATGGCTGGGTATGATCGGCATTTTTGTTTATGTGGGTGTAGAAGTGGCTACGGCCAGTAACCTGCCGCTGTTCTTAACTAAACATATGACAGGAGCCAATGGGAAGCCCTTTACCGAGGACAATGTTGCTCCCTGGGTTTCTTTATACTGGGCCAGCCTGATGATGGGCCGCTGGACCAATTCCGTTGGCGCTTTTGGTATTCCAAAAACAGTAAAGGAAATATTGCGTTTTGTTATGCCTTACCTGGCATTTGGCGTTTTCCTGGCCATCAATAGTATTGCCAAGCACGATGTAACACCGTTTTATGTATATGGGTTTGTGATCATTGCCCTGATCATTGGCGACCTGCTGAGCAAGGGGAACCCTGCCCGCCAGTTGCTCATATTCTCTGGTTGTGGTATGGCGGCGTTGATCATTGGTATGACTGCCACATCAATAGGTTTCAAACCTGAAGTGAGTGTATTTGCTTTCATCAGTGTGGGTATGTTCTGTTCAACCCTGTGGCCCTGTATCTTTACATTGGCTATTGCCGGTTTAGGCCGTCATACCAACGAAGGCGCCAGTTTCCTGATCATGATGATCATGGGTGGCGGCTTTATCAGCGTATTCCAGGGTTGGTTGGCCGGCGATGCCTTACTTGGCATTCAGGCTTCCTTTATCGTTGGTGTGCTCTGTTTTGCTTACCTGGCATTTTATGCTGTTCGCGCCAAGGCCATTTTGAAGACTCAGGGTATTGATTATGACAAATTGGAAAGCGGCGGCGGGCATTAG